The proteins below are encoded in one region of Triticum aestivum cultivar Chinese Spring chromosome 1B, IWGSC CS RefSeq v2.1, whole genome shotgun sequence:
- the LOC123088354 gene encoding pathogenesis-related protein 1 — MASTDSWTHEIESPVAAPRLFRAGVMDWHTLAPKLAPHIVASAHPVEGEGDIGSVRQFNFNSAMPFSLMKERLEFIDADKCECKSTLIEGGGIGTAIETATSHIKVEPAANGGSVVKVESTYKLLPGVEVNDEITKAKESVTAIFKAAEAYLVANPDAYN, encoded by the exons ATGGCCTCCACCGACAGCTGGACCCACGAGATCGAATCGCCGGTCGCCGCACCGCGCCTCTTTCGCGCCGGCGTCATGGACTGGCACACACTAGCCCCCAAGCTCGCACCACACATCGTCGCCAGCGCCCACCCCGTTGAGGGCGAAGGCGACATCGGGAGCGTCAGGCAGTTCAACTTCAACTCAG CCATGCCCTTCAGCCTCATGAAAGAGAGGCTCGAGTTCATCGACGCCGACAAGTGCGAGTGCAAGTCCACCCTCATCGAGGGCGGCGGCATCGGCACCGCCATCGAGACGGCCACCTCGCACATCAAGGTGGAGCCGGCGGCCAACGGTGGGAGTGTCGTTAAGGTGGAGTCGACCTACAAGCTGCTGCCGGGCGTGGAGGTGAACGATGAGATCACCAAGGCCAAGGAGTCTGTCACGGCCATCTTCAAGGCCGCCGAGGCCTACCTCGTCGCCAACCCGGACGCCTACAACTGA